A single window of Vigna unguiculata cultivar IT97K-499-35 chromosome 1, ASM411807v1, whole genome shotgun sequence DNA harbors:
- the LOC114192739 gene encoding peroxidase 44-like: MMKMNIILVLFCIIVPLAFGELKVGFYDSSCPKAESIVKKVVQNRFNRDNTITAALLRLHFHDCAVRGCDASILINSTTSNTAEKEAGANVDVRGFDLIDEVKENLESACPSTVSCADIITLATRTAVSLSGGPKYQVPTGRRDGLVSNINDVKIPGPSSPVSIISQFFNKNLGLTTQEMVTLFGAHTVGVASCGFFADRLSGPDPTMDPALKAKLVKLCSARDRDPSTPLDQNTSLVVDNEFYHQILANKGVLQIDQQLALDKSTKGFVADLASDEAKFQKSFANAMVKMGSVDVLVGSQGEIRKKCSVFNSRS; this comes from the exons atgatgaagatgaatataATACTGGTCTTGTTTTGCATCATAGTTCCCTTAGCATTTGGGGAGTTGAAGGTTGGATTCTATGATTCTTCGTGCCCAAAAGCAGAGTCCATTGTGAAGAAAGTTGTGCAGAATCGATTCAATCGTGACAACACCATTACTGCAGCTTTGCTTCGCTTGCATTTCCATGACTGTGCTGTCAGA GGTTGTGATGCATCCATACTCATAAACTCCACAACGTCTAACACAGCAGAGAAAGAAGCAGGCGCAAACGTCGACGTTCGGGGCTTTGACCTAATCGATGAAGTGAAGGAAAACCTGGAATCTGCATGTCCTTCAACAGTGTCATGTGCAGACATCATAACCCTAGCTACACGAACCGCAGTGTCCTTATCTGGAGGACCCAAATACCAAGTTCCCACCGGAAGACGCGATGGATTGGTCTCCAACATCAACGATGTCAAAATTCCAGGACCCTCCAGCCCCGTTTCAATAATCTCTCAATTTTTCAACAAGAATTTGGGCCTCACAACGCAGGAAATGGTGACCCTTTTTGGTGCACACACTGTTGGTGTTGCAAGCTGCGGTTTTTTTGCCGATAGACTCTCGGGTCCTGACCCTACAATGGACCCTGCGTTGAAAGCTAAGTTGGTGAAGCTGTGCAGTGCTAGGGATCGTGACCCTTCTACTCCGTTGGATCAGAACACTTCTCTGGTTGTTGATAACGAGTTCTACCACCAGATTCTTGCCAACAAAGGGGTGCTGCAGATTGATCAGCAGCTTGCCTTGGATAAAAGTACGAAAGGGTTTGTCGCAGATTTGGCTTCTGATGAGGCTAAGTTCCAAAAGAGTTTCGCAAATGCGATGGTGAAGATGGGGAGTGTTGATGTTCTTGTTGGGAGTCAAGGAGAAATTCGCAAGAAATGCTCGGTTTTCAATTCTCGCAGCTAG
- the LOC114176739 gene encoding peroxidase 44-like: protein MKYLITIVMLFVFPFAFGDLRVGFYGSSCPKAEENVRQIVQRRFNRDRSITAALLRMHFHDCFVRGCDASILIDSTKGNQSEKASGANGTVRGFELIDEIKKELETTCPSTVSCADIITLATRDSVAMAGGPRYDVATGRRDGLVSRASDVALPGPGSTVAGAQRAFAANGLSLDEMVTLLGAHTIGVAHCSFFRNRLNDPNMEAGLRAKLGRVCRPNGDPTAFLDQNTSMVFDNEFYNQIILKKGLLFIDQQLALDPLSSKLVSDFAGNSAAFARSFVNAIVKMGNIKVLVGTDGEIRKNCRVFNK, encoded by the exons atgaaGTACCTCATAACCATTGTGATGTTGTTTGTGTTTCCCTTTGCATTTGGTGATCTGAGAGTTGGGTTCTATGGGTCTAGCTGCCCCAAAGCAGAGGAAAACGTTCGACAAATTGTTCAAAGAAGATTCAACCGTGACCGATCCATTACTGCAGCCTTGCTTCGCATGCACTTCCATGATTGCTTTGTCAGA GGGTGTGACGCGTCTATATTAATAGATTCAACCAAGGGCAACCAATCTGAGAAAGCCTCAGGGGCAAACGGCACCGTTCGGGGGTTCGAGCTGATAGACGAAATAAAAAAGGAGTTGGAGACAACGTGCCCTTCAACGGTTTCATGCGCGGATATAATAACCCTGGCCACACGTGATTCCGTGGCCATGGCAGGTGGGCCCCGATACGACGTCGCAACGGGAAGGCGTGACGGCCTCGTGTCGAGAGCCTCTGACGTGGCGCTTCCTGGGCCAGGTTCCACTGTGGCGGGTGCGCAGCGAGCGTTCGCCGCAAACGGCTTGTCGTTGGATGAAATGGTGACGCTGTTGGGAGCGCACACTATCGGTGTGGCGCACTGTAGTTTCTTTCGTAACAGGCTCAACGACCCCAATATGGAGGCTGGTTTGCGGGCCAAGTTGGGCCGGGTTTGCAGGCCCAACGGAGATCCTACAGCTTTTCTGGACCAAAACACGTCGATGGTTTTTGACAATGAATTctacaatcaaattattttgaaaaagggTTTGCTTTTTATTGATCAGCAATTGGCTTTGGACCCTTTGTCGAGTAAGTTGGTGTCGGATTTTGCTGGGAATAGTGCTGCTTTTGCAAGGAGTTTCGTTAATGCTATTGTGAAGATGGGGAACATTAAGGTTTTGGTGGGGACTGATGGAGAAATTAGGAAAAATTGTAGGGTTTTTAACAAATGA
- the LOC114162874 gene encoding WUSCHEL-related homeobox 11-like: MEDERQKEGKSPRHGPEKSEAVRSRWTPKPEQILILESIFNSGMVNPPKDETVRIRKLLEKFGAVGDANVFYWFQNRRSRSRRRQRQLMQQAAATAAAVNQPLPQPQPQPQPQPQVQHHGLVGSGAIQHDHHHNQVNLVASESATPNMGLGSCVSYDLLGGSSSSCSGGGQQGMGCFFSGSSPQMCFPEMIDHTSPAPSVLFPPFDPNLSFHTGYGGTNISAFITVFINGMATELPKGPIDMKTVFGEDVILVHSSGVPILTNEFGFLMHNLQHGESYFLVSKST, encoded by the exons ATGGAAGATGAGAGGCAGAAAGAGGGAAAGAGTCCAAGGCATGGCCCCGAGAAGAGTGAAGCGGTTCGGTCAAGGTGGACTCCCAAGCCGGAACAAATTCTCATACTCGAATCCATCTTCAACAGTGGCATGGTGAACCCTCCCAAAGATGAAACCGTCAGAATAAGGAAGCTGCTTGAGAAATTCGGTGCTGTGGGTGACGCCAACGTCTTCTACTGGTTCCAGAACCGCCGCTCCAGATCCCGCCGCCGCCAGCGTCAGTTGATGCAGCAGGCGGCTGCCACCGCCGCTGCGGTTAACCAGCCTCTGCCTCAGCCGCAGCCGCAGCCTCAGCCTCAGCCTCAGGTTCAGCATCATGGTCTTGTTGGTTCTGGTGCAATTCAGCATGATCATCATCATAATCAGGTTAACCTTGTTGCAAGTGAAAGTGCTACTCCAAACATGGGTCTTGGTTCTTGTGTTTCTTATGATCTCCTAGGTGGTTCCTCTTCATCTTGTAGTGGTGGTGGACAACAAGGCATGGGTTGTTTCTTTTCTGGTTCTTCTCCTCAAATGTGTTTTCCTGAAATGATTGATCACACCTCACCTGCACCATCGGTTTTGTTCCCTCCTTTTGATCCCAATTTGAGCTTCCACACTG GATATGGAGGCACCAATATCTCAGCATTCATCACAGTTTTCATCAATGGGATGGCAACAGAACTTCCAAAGGGACCAATAGACATGAAGACAGTGTTTGGAGAAGATGTTATTCTGGTTCATTCCTCTGGAGTGCCAATTCTCACCAATGAATTTGGATTCTTAATGCACAACCTTCAGCATGGAGAAAGCTACTTTCTG GTATCAAAGTCAACATAA